A genomic region of Eucalyptus grandis isolate ANBG69807.140 chromosome 5, ASM1654582v1, whole genome shotgun sequence contains the following coding sequences:
- the LOC104444916 gene encoding LOW QUALITY PROTEIN: phenylalanine--tRNA ligase beta subunit, cytoplasmic (The sequence of the model RefSeq protein was modified relative to this genomic sequence to represent the inferred CDS: inserted 1 base in 1 codon; deleted 1 base in 1 codon) — translation MPILGNHSRPGTPDEKAWPARTTEKAIIRKEKHLEEETDEDEEVIYKIKVPANRYDLLCLEGLAQALRVFNKQEETPQYSLRNISRGSMLKMHVKPETSQIHPYVVSAVLRGITFDEASYNSFIDLQDKLHRNICRRRTLVAIGTHDLDTLEGPFSYEALPPSSISFVPLTQVKNFRGDELMEFYKVDLKLNKFLHIIENSXVFPVIYDSKRTVLSLPPIINGAHSAITLKTKNVLIECTAMDLTKAKIVLNTMVTIFSAYCGKKYEVEPVEVIYSSGESFVYPDLSLYNMEVSLSYVNDSIGVALKAEEMTSLMTHSGATDYAAKDIKSFVEF, via the exons ATGCCAATCCTAGGTAACCATTCCCGGCCAGGTACACCTGATGAAAAGGCCTGGCCAGCCAGG ACGACGGAGAAGGCTATCATCAGAAAGGAGAAGCACCTGGAAGAGGAGACTGATGAGGACGAGGAAGTCATCTATAAAATCAAAGTTCCGGCGAACAG ATACGACTTGCTTTGCCTCGAAGGGCTTGCTCAGGCCCTACGTGTATTCAATAAGCAGGAGGAGACACCTCAATACAGTCTTCGTAACATCAGCAGGGGATCAATGCTTAAGATGCATGTAAAACCAGAG ACCTCACAAATCCATCCATACGTTGTTTCTGCTGTCTTAAGAGGGATAACATTTGATGAAGCCAGTTATAACAGCTTCATTGATCTTCAAGACAAGCTCCATCGTAACATTTGCCG GCGAAGAACACTGGTTGCAATTGGGACTCATGACTTGGATACGCTAGAAGGCCCCTTCAGCTATGAG GCTTTGCCACCTTCCAGTATAAGTTTCGTCCCCTTGACGCAG GTGAAGAACTTCAGAGGTGATGAACTAATGGAATTTTATAAG GTCGATTTGAAATTGAACAAGTTCTTGCACATAATAGAGAACT CTGTGTTCCCTGTTATCTATGATTCAAAGAG AACTGTCCTGTCTCTGCCGCCAATTATCAATGGTGCACATTCGGCAATAACTTTAAAGACA AAAAATGTTCTCATTGAATGTACTGCGATGGACTTAACAAAAGCTAAGATAGTTCTAAATACAATG GtgacaatcttctcagcatacTGTGGGAAGAAGTATGAAGTTGAACCAGTTGAAGTGATATACTCTAGTGGGGAGTCATTCGTTTATCCTGATTTGTCCCTATACAATATGGAAGTGTCCTTATCTTATGTCAACGATTCAATTGGAGTCGCCTTGAAAGCTGAAGAG atgacgtcattgatgacgC attcgggAGCGACAGACTATGCAGCGAAGGATATaaaatccttcgtggaattttga
- the LOC108956185 gene encoding TMV resistance protein N-like, which produces MMKRSERAKRLKVNFCMPLNPPKYTCPSSLGTMHPVSGVFVSTHMLESSSKANDKVILPIFYDVNPDDVKLKTQLYLNALKEQQKKFSHDEVWQWREALTEVARIKGWDMKDKSHGEIINTIVDEVLTKLMKRMRNLPNHLVGIHDHVEAIMDMLNKGSCDVRYLVIHGMGGIGKTTLASVVFNKISNQFQGCSFLLDIRESMQQGRIVDLQKQLLSEILQGGSLGIHNSVDVGINTIRERFHRKKVLLVLDDVDNRDQLSKLAGKSDWFGPGSRIIITTRDINFLPIKGKDKESSFQAHSQEFQIYKMTEMDFFHALQLFSKQAFRIDLPPHDFVDISRQITTKTGGLPLALEVIGASLYGESKKFWKGTLQKLELVPNQEVFNKLKISYDMLEPHRERSFLILRVSSLEKIDSTRAICGKLPTIFQQGNYLSLTHKVIALRLTRLCEEHSFTSEEFSKLLNLRYLELECKNLVGDFKNLLSKLTWLSWSNCSSELNATNLRLEKLAVLKLSGINITEDLAGWGSCLMSENLKVIEINFDPGLKRTPDFSKCLNLKRLVIRQRTNLLVVDGSLSKLEHLKHLEIISYGSSKRDDCDLGLVSFVFGSLKPLSNLQIRGMHLRELHHSIGGVTRLKYLSLDDCSLLRTLPDSIGNLKMLRTMSLRGTSIKKLPNTIGKLESLLELCLDQTKIKKLPVSIENLKKLRYMGLDHTPIKKLLNQIGGLESLLRLSLQGTDITKLPASIGNLEQLSFLCLDKCAIRELTKAIGMLKNLEILYVSSCENMEEAIPSEIGDLSFLRALHLTKNKIKRLPTTMSKLSHLQTLRLDQCDELEQLPELPVSLKELKISSHLLWTALDLSYLTNLANLHIWGDTPRLSEFKQGVPKIEWIEGLSNLERLTIVVGDFTFPPINLATLSQLQILEITCVDTRSLMGLPSNLGQLTIYDLKSPMGRSLFSNLTNLLNLCLVNCRLREVEFDDVLGQQLKKLRSLQLTKTTMLERLLVSRLEGLQTLIMDVCHGLTEIRGLEKLESLEGLFFLECDSLKELPDLSKLKKLLYMGVPDNFPEKLVYPRLPNTWEEGQISCQRFYPKSKVYIINRHF; this is translated from the exons ATGATGAAGAGATCCGAAAGGGCAAAAAGATTGAAGGTGAACTTTTGCATGCCATTGAATCCTCCAAAATATACTTGCCCATCTTCTCTAGGAACTATGCATCCAGTAAGTGGTGTCTTCGTGAGCACGCACATGCTAGAGTCCTCGAGCAAAGCGAATGACAAAGTGATCCTACCCATTTTTTATGACGTAAACCCTGATGATGTAAAGCTTAAAACTCAATTGTACCTCAATGCTCTAAAGGAACAACAGAAGAAGTTCAGCCACGATGAGGTTTGGCAATGGAGGGAAGCTTTGACCGAGGTCGCAAGAATCAAGGGATGGGACATGAAGGACAAAAG CCATGGTGAAATCATCAACACTATTGTTGATGAGGTTTTGACCAAGCTAATGAAAAGAATGCGAAATCTGCCTAATCATTTAGTTGGGATTCATGATCATGTTGAAGCTATCATGGACATGTTAAACAAAGGTTCTTGTGATGTTCGTTACCTGGTCATCCATGGAATGGGTGGTATcggtaagacaactcttgcaaGTGTTGTCTTTAATAAAATCTCCAATCAATTTCAAGGTTGTAGCTTCCTTTTGGACATTCGCGAATCTATGCAACAGGGTAGAATTGTTGACTTACAAAAACAGTTGTTATCAGAGATTCTCCAAGGTGGATCTCTAGGGATCCACAATTCTGTTGATGTAGGGATTAACACAATTAGAGAAAGATTTCATCGTAAGAAAGTTCTCCTTGTTCTCGATGACGTGGATAATAGGGATCAACTCTCTAAGCTAGCTGGAAAGAGTGATTGGTTTGGTCCAGGAAGTAGAATCATCATTACAACGAGGGACATCAACTTTTTGCCAATCAAAGGGAAGGACAAAGAGAGTAGTTTCCAAGCACATTCTCAAGAGTTTCAAATCTATAAAATGACAGAAATGGATTTTTTCCATGCTCTTCAACTTTTTAGTAAACAAGCCTTCAGGATAGATTTACCACCACATGACTTTGTTGATATCTCAAGGCAAATTACGACCAAAACGGGTGGacttcctttagctcttgaggTTATCGGTGCCTCACTTTATGGCGAGAGCAAAAAGTTCTGGAAAGGCACTTTGCAGAAGTTAGAGTTGGTGCCCAACCAGGAAGTCTTCAACAAATTAAAGATCAGTTATGACATGTTGGAGCCTCACAGAGAGAGATCTTTCTTGATATTGCGTGTTTCTTCATTGGAGAAGATAGACTCCACCCGTGCTATATGTGGAAAGCTTCCAACTATTTTCCAACAAGGGAACTACCTGTCCTTGACTC ACAAAGTCATAGCACTTAGATTAACAAGACTTTGCGAAGAGCACAGTTTCACAAGTGAAGAATTTTCAAAGCTGCTCAATCTAAGATATTTGGAATTAGAGTGCAAGAACTTGGTAGGGGACTTTAAGAATCTTCTCTCCAAGTTAACATGGCTCTCTTGGAGTAATTGCTCGTCGGAACTAAACGCGACGAATTTGCGTCTCGAGAAATTAGCCGTGCTCAAGCTTTCGGGAATTAACATTACTGAAGATTTGGCTGGATGGGGGTCATGTCTG ATGAGTGAGAACTTGAAAgttatagaaattaattttgacccAGGCTTAAAGAGGACTCCTGACTTCTCAAAATGtttgaatttgaagagattgGTTATTCGACAAAGGACAAACTTGCTAGTGGTTGATGGCTCTCTCTCTAAACTAGAGCACCTGAAGCACTTGGAAATCATCTCTTACGGATCCTCGAAGAGAGATGATTGCGACCTTGGTCTAGTGTCTTTTGTATTCGGTAGTCTAAAACCACTGTCAAATTTGCAAATAAGAGGGATGCACTTGCGAGAACTTCATCATTCCATTGGAGGAGTGACACGACTAAAGTATTTGTCTTTAGATGATTGTTCTTTGCTTAGAACACTTCCAGACTCCATTGGAAATCTTAAAATGTTGAGGACGATGAGTCTTAGAGGAACTTCAATAAAGAAGCTACCGAACACAATAGGAAAATTAGAATCTTTGCTTGAGCTATGTTTGGAccagacaaaaataaaaaaattacctgTTTCTATTGAGAATCTTAAAAAGTTGAGGTACATGGGCCTTGATCACACTCCTATAAAGAAGCTACTGAACCAAATAGGAGGGCTGGAGTCTTTGTTAAGGCTAAGTTTACAAGGCACGGATATCACAAAATTACCTGCTTCTATTGGAAATCTTGAACAGTTGAGCTTCTTATGTCTAGACAAATGTGCAATCAGAGAGCTAACAAAGGCCATAGGAATGCtaaagaatcttgaaattttgtATGTGAGTTCTTGTGAAAATATGGAGGAAGCAATTCCAAGTGAAATTGGGGATCTATCTTTTTTAAGGGCCCTACatttgacaaagaacaagattaAGAGATTGCCCACGACTATGAGTAAGCTTTCTCATCTCCAAACTCTTCGTTTGGATCAATGTGATGAACTTGAACAGTTGCCAGAGCTCCCTGTGAGTTTGAAGGAGTTAAAGATCTCATCTCATTTATTGTGGACAGCCCTTGACCTATCATACCTGACTAACTTAGCCAATCTTCATATATGGGGCGATACTCCTAGGTTGTCGGAATTCAAACAAGGAGTTCCAAAGATAGAGTGGATCGAAGGATTATCTAATCTAGAGAGATTAACAATTGTTGTTGGAGATTTCACATTTCCTCCGATTAATTTGGCTACTCTTTCGCAGCTTCAGATTCTTGAGATAACTTGTGTTGACACGCGATCTCTAATGGGGCTTCCATCCAATCTTGGACAATTGACTATATATGATTTGAAGTCACCTATGGGAAGGTCACTCTTTTCCAATTTGACAAATCTGCTCAATTTGTGCCTTGTTAATTGTCGGCTGAGGGAAGTCGAATTCGATGATGTGCTTGGACAACAATTGAAGAAACTCCGTAGTTTGCAATTGACGAAAACTACAATGCTTGAGAGGCTTTTGGTATCGAGACTAGAGGGGCTCCAAACGTTGATAATGGATGTTTGCCATGGGCTGACGGAGATTCGAGGTCTGGAGAAATTGGAATCATTAGAgggattattttttttggaatgcGATTCCTTGAAAGAGTTGCCTGATTTATCAAAATTGAAGAAGTTGCTTTATATGGGTGTGCCGGATAATTTTCCGGAAAAGTTGGTTTATCCACGTCTTCCAAACACGTGGGAAGAAGGCCAGATTTCATGTCAGCGGTTTTACCCAAAGTCAAAAGTTTACATCATTAACcgccatttttaa